The following are encoded together in the Tetrapisispora phaffii CBS 4417 chromosome 5, complete genome genome:
- the COG1 gene encoding Golgi transport complex subunit COG1 (similar to Saccharomyces cerevisiae COG1 (YGL223C); ancestral locus Anc_3.535): MSSVSEAQILDLFRQNTIVEIKDYNIELSQKTVKVKDEFKEALYQNYQQILNVTNDIDSLLTNLKTTNTEFTKLCFDDNSFKLNKLPDFISPQPNATDIDLSDNHIEEDLNSTTSNILIVSQWSIAVSDFICRFNASSTSSEELLDNLIRLFFKLSDNIDVILKKFKVSVERNSKQFIDFLFDVSSYGNHTFFSLKQWIMIYKLVNDEKISKLAWDKSILTKLNNAFFQNIFKFSENELFYHNYTKMNNNNFNKDSSLIKDFIETDIFKTKYIENLESQIDNKFKIINSIRNEIEKENGDIRNNELNIPKVTLRFYPETTHNSISISELVANSYNQSLGLTTSKRNDLYVNIKPLLTLLSQLKKHSENDFNKANCKKQSDKLIKILEEIIPKVSETELEINKDETVNMFVDDFVNLSSDLKFRDLLNKLIKEIKEI; this comes from the coding sequence ATGTCATCAGTTAGTGAGGCTCAAATATTGGATTTATTTAGACAGAATACTATTgttgaaattaaagattataatataGAATTATCACAGAAGACAGTTAAAGTTAAAGATGAGTTTAAAGAAGCTTTGTACCAAAACTACCAACAAATATTGAATGTCACAAATGATATAGATTCATTGCTAACTAACTTGAAAACTACAAATACGGAATTCACGAAATTATGTTTTGAtgataattcttttaaactGAATAAGCTCCCTGATTTTATTTCCCCACAACCTAATGCTACCGATATAGATCTATCTGATAATCACATCGAAGAGGATTTGAATTCAACAACGTCAAATATTCTAATAGTATCACAGTGGTCAATTGCCGTGTCTGATTTCATTTGTAGATTTAATGCATCATCTACTTCATCTGAAGAATTACTAGATAACCTTATtagattattttttaaactcTCTGACAATATTGatgttattttaaaaaaattcaagGTCTCTGTTGAAAGAAATTCCAAACAATTCATTGATTTCTTATTTGACGTTTCATCATATGGTAATCATACTTTCTTTTCACTAAAACAATGGATTATGATCTATAAATTGGTTAATGACGAAAAAATATCGAAATTAGCTTGGGATAAAAGtattttaacaaaattaaataatgcattcttccaaaatatttttaaatttagtGAAAACGAATTATTTTATCACAATTAtacaaaaatgaataataacaacTTTAACAAGGATAGTTCACTTATCAAGGATTTTATAGAGACCgatatattcaaaacaaaatatattgaaaacttAGAGTCTCAAATcgataataaatttaaaattatcaacTCGATTAGAAACGAAATCGAGAAGGAAAATGGCGATATAAGAAACAATGAGTTGAACATCCCCAAAGTTACATTACGTTTTTATCCAGAAACAACACATAATTCTATTAGTATCTCAGAACTTGTAGCGAATTCCTATAATCAATCCTTGGGTTTAACAACTTCTAAAAGAAACGACTTATATGTCAATATAAAGCCATTGTTAACCTTATTAtcacaattgaaaaagcaTTCAGAGaatgatttcaataaaGCAAATTGTAAGAAACAATCcgataaattaattaaaatattagaagaaataataCCCAAGGTGAGTGAGACAGAACTTGAGATCAACAAAGATGAAACGGTAAATATGTTTGTTGATGATTTTGTTAATCTATCAAgtgatttgaaatttagAGACCttcttaataaattaatcaaggaaataaaagaaatataa
- the RVB2 gene encoding RuvB family ATP-dependent DNA helicase reptin (similar to Saccharomyces cerevisiae RVB2 (YPL235W); ancestral locus Anc_6.261) → MSIQTTDQNEVSESIKSLSLIASHSHITGLGLDDNLQPLESANGMVGQLQARRAAGVILKMVLNGTIAGRAVLVAGPPSTGKTALAMGMSKSLGKDVPFTAIAGSEIFSLEVSKTEALTQAFRKSIGIKIKEETELIEGEVVEIQIDRSITGGHKQGKLTIKTTDMETIYELGNKMIDGLTKEKVLAGDVISIDKASGKITKLGRSFARSRDYDAMGADTKFVQCPEGELQKRKTVIHTVSLHEIDVINSRTQGFLALFTGDTGEIRSEVRDQIDTKVAEWKEEGKAEIIPGVLFIDEVHMLDIECFSFINRALEDEFAPIVMMATNRGISKTRGTNYKSPHGLPLDLLDRSIIITTGAYNEKEIKMILSIRAQEEEVELTPEALDLLTKIGTETSLRYSSNLIATSNQIAIRRQGHVKNSAIAVDVVDVKRAYLLFLDSSRSVKYMQENQSQYIDDNGKVEISSSLLVKSKTEEVDSMDTTE, encoded by the coding sequence atgtCAATTCAAACTACTGACCAAAATGAAGTTTCTGAATCTATCAAATCATTATCTTTGATTGCATCCCACTCGCATATTACAGGTTTAGGTCTAGATGACAACTTACAGCCATTAGAGTCGGCCAATGGTATGGTTGGTCAGCTTCAGGCACGTAGAGCTGCCGGTGTGATTTTAAAGATGGTTCTAAATGGTACTATCGCTGGTAGAGCTGTTTTAGTTGCCGGTCCACCTTCTACTGGTAAGACTGCTTTAGCTATGGGTATGTCTAAATCTTTAGGTAAGGATGTACCTTTCACTGCTATTGCTGGTTctgaaattttttctttagaaGTTAGCAAAACCGAAGCATTAACTCAAGCTTTTAGAAAATCTATTGGTATAAagattaaagaagaaaccGAACTAATTGAAGGTGAAGTTGTagaaattcaaattgaCAGATCGATAACTGGTGGCCATAAACAAGGTAAATTAACTATTAAGACAACTGACATGGAAACAATTTATGAATTGGGTAATAAGATGATTGATGGCCTAACAAAGGAAAAAGTACTTGCTGGTGATGTCATTTCCATTGATAAAGCTAGTGGTAAGATAACGAAGCTAGGTAGATCTTTTGCCAGATCCAGAGATTACGATGCGATGGGTGCCGACACAAAATTTGTTCAATGTCCAGAAGGTGAATTACAGAAGAGAAAGACAGTTATTCACACAGTATCACTACATGAGATTGATGTTATTAATTCAAGAACACAAGGATTTTTAGCTTTATTTACTGGTGATACTGGTGAAATTAGATCCGAAGTCAGAGACCAAATAGACACCAAAGTAGCCGAATGGAAAGAAGAAGGTAAGGCTGAGATTATCCCTGGTGTTTTATTCATAGATGAAGTCCACATGTTAGATATTGAGtgtttttcatttatcaACAGAGCATTAGAAGATGAATTTGCTCCCATTGTCATGATGGCAACCAATAGAGGTATCTCCAAGACCAGAGGCACTAACTATAAGTCCCCACATGGTTTACCATTAGATTTATTAGATAgatctattattattacaacTGGTGCATATAACGAAAAGGAAAttaaaatgattttatcTATCAGAGcacaagaagaagaagttgaaCTAACGCCTGAGGCATTGGATTTGTTGACGAAAATTGGTACAGAAACAAGTTTGAGATATAGTAGCAACTTGATAGCTACTTCCAACCAAATAGCAATCAGAAGACAAGGTCATGTTAAAAACTCTGCTATAGCTGTTGATGTAGTCGATGTCAAGAGAGCGTAcctattatttttagaCAGCAGTAGATCTGTAAAGTACATGCAAGAAAACCAGTCTCAATATATCGATGACAACGGGAAAGTAGaaatttcatcttctttattagTGAAATCCAAGACCGAAGAAGTGGACTCGATGGACACTACCGAATAG
- the VMA11 gene encoding H(+)-transporting V0 sector ATPase subunit c' (similar to Saccharomyces cerevisiae TFP3 (YPL234C); ancestral locus Anc_6.260) encodes MSSELSEYSPFYAPFFGFAGCSAAMVLSCLGAAIGTAKSGIGISGIGTFKPELIMKSLIPVVMSGILAIYGLVVAVLIAGNLNPTEEYTLYNGFMHLSCGLCVGFACLSSGYAIGIVGDVGVRKFMHQPRLFVGIVLILIFSEVLGLYGMIIALILNTRGSEK; translated from the coding sequence ATGTCGTCTGAGTTATCTGAATATTCTCCATTCTATGCTCCATTCTTTGGTTTCGCCGGCTGTTCTGCTGCAATGGTTCTCTCATGTCTAGGTGCCGCTATAGGCACTGCCAAGTCAGGCATCGGTATTTCAGGTATCGGTACCTTCAAACCAGAGTTAATAATGAAGTCCCTGATTCCAGTGGTCATGAGCGGTATTCTGGCCATTTATGGTTTGGTCGTTGCTGTTCTAATTGCGGGTAATTTGAATCCAACAGAAGAGTACACTTTGTATAACGGGTTTATGCATCTAAGCTGTGGCCTTTGCGTTGGTTTCGCATGTTTGAGTAGTGGGTATGCAATCGGTATCGTCGGTGATGTGGGGGTAAGGAAGTTCATGCACCAACCGAGGTTGTTTGTAGGGATCGtgttgattttgattttctCAGAAGTCTTGGGTTTATACGGCATGATCATTGCTTTGATCTTGAATACAAGAGGTTCTGAAAAATAG
- the NSL1 gene encoding MIND complex subunit NSL1 (similar to Saccharomyces cerevisiae NSL1 (YPL233W); ancestral locus Anc_6.259): MNSNGKIAVGIDELGSIYEQLHRELEERIELHLPGAGEAEKSNEVRVLVQRYLDDVVGMCVKSMDVTDAPDGGAAGALAAGGAPSHVTVKKLLEKRQRHYVEPFDLQLHEEVRDKYGEWEDWVVRVSEMRTRGPSQINAGYTERKEAFLQLIDERIGRALLALASENDDAHDTGAPRPDDVARWEGAKHEYMQALASLSRCSETGLKQELDRAKNLVTYLENK; this comes from the coding sequence ATGAACTCTAACGGCAAGATTGCGGTCGGGATCGACGAGCTGGGCAGCATATATGAGCAGCTGCACCGAGAACTGGAAGAACGGATCGAGCTGCATCTACCGGGTGCCGGAGAGGCCGAGAAATCCAACGAGGTGCGTGTGCTGGTGCAACGGTACCTGGACGACGTGGTGGGCATGTGTGTGAAGTCCATGGACGTCACAGACGCGCCGGACGGGGGCGCCGCTGGCGCCCTGGCGGCGGGCGGTGCGCCCAGTCACGTGACAGTGAAGAAACTGCTCGAGAAGAGACAGCGCCATTACGTCGAACCGTTTGACCTCCAACTGCACGAGGAGGTGCGCGACAAGTACGGCGAGTGGGAGGATTGGGTCGTCCGCGTGTCGGAGATGCGGACGCGCGGGCCGTCGCAGATCAACGCAGGGTACACCGAGAGGAAAGAAGCGTTTCTGCAGCTGATCGACGAACGAATAGGGCGAGCTCTGCTCGCCCTCGCCAGCGAAAACGACGACGCCCATGACACGGGAGCGCCACGCCCCGACGACGTTGCCCGCTGGGAGGGCGCCAAGCACGAGTACATGCAAGCGCTGGCAAGCCTGTCTCGCTGCAGCGAGACAGGCTTGAAGCAAGAGCTGGACCGTGCCAAGAACCTGGTGACCTACCTTGAGAACAAGTGA